TTTCTCAAATAGATATTTGTCATTAGCCTTCCATTCAAAAGGAGGAAGCACAATTAGCATGCCGAATACCAAGCACATGTATAAGTCTTACTAAATACAGAGTAATCATAAAACGAAGCTAtaggaagaaagaaaaaaacgcTAGTGCAGTGCATCTGCAGGCCACTGAACTCGAAAAAATAACTCTTATACTTACAATCATCTACCATATCAATGAAATCCACAACAATAATTCCACCAATATCTCTGAGCCTTGATTCTCTGGCAATCTGCAAGGAAGAAACATGTCCAGCATAAATTACAAGTTCATTTATACAACAATACTAAGCATAGGTAACTACATAAAATCAATGTACAATATCACTCCAGCATGCTACTTAGTACATAGAAAATGACAAATTCACATAGCTTCTAAGTTCTAACTAGCATAAGAGATTTTTTTAACCAGTGAGGATGTTCTAAATCAAGCATGTTCATCCAAAGCACAAATCTACATCTAGAAATGGCTCTAAAAGGGTCTTGATTACAGACCACATAacactacctccgtcccactaatattttttaaaatcattttCTGGGTTGTACCATGTATAATGTCTCAAATCCAAAGAAGTGGCTTAACCAGTGGGTCCCTTTAATTTATAAAACACTAAAACTGCATTCATTAATATGTGTATCCACAGTTTTGAGACATTATTAGTGGGACAGAGAAAGTAGAACATAGACAGGGAAGCAAAACTAACTGAATCTGAATACCTGTTTGGCTGCGGCAAGATTCACTTCAAGAATAGCTTTCTCTTGTGAAGTCCCTTGACCTAGCATACAATGGCCCCCATTTACATCAATAGATACCAATGCCTCAGTTTGTTCAATCACTAGATAACCACCATTAGCCAGAGGAACCctaaaaagtaaatgagatTCTTCTCAGGCAGGAATAACTTGACTTGCAAATTAATAAATACATATATGAGACAAAGTTGAGTGATAATGAACGCGAGTCATGCAACTGAATTCGACTGAAAAGATAGCACTAAAGATTATGAATGAAGTTAGCAGCACTTTAACATATCAGATATGTAACCTCAGTCATATGAGATATGTTTTCGTTGTAtagcaatgttatcaaatagcggatatggcggcgccatggcgctatggcatggcgttcggtggtagaaacgccatagcaccatgtcgttatatagcaccgccatatccgacatttgacaacattgcgtgtgtactgcatttaggaatagggcattatgcaagaaacatggttgttagagtggtatattatgctttattaattgtttaaagtgttttagatgttatattttttatatttttaatttttgaattatatataaatatataagtattattttatttatttaatttttgaccgccatatccgccatatacgccatatccctgtggcggtttttaggcaaaccgccataagctgccatacgagattgataacattgttGTATAGAATAAAACCTTACACTTTGTTTCATTTTGTCCTTGATGACAAGAAAATTTTCTAGTCTGTCGCTTCGGATAGAAGCTATCATATCATTCAAGAAAAAATGAGATTAAAGCAAGAAATCAGAGAAAAGATCTCCAGAATTTAATCGTGAATAATTATCCAGGAAAGGTAACCTAAGGACCAACATAGAGCCACACAGTTCCCATCAATGAATGGATATTTCAAGACTTACTATTTGAATTAAAACGAGGTATGTCTAGTATCATAGTAAAGTTAACTAAACCCATCAGTTCATATGCTTCAAGACTGTGACCTGATTAAAGCATTCAGTGGTGATTTTCTTTTGCCCAGTAAAAATTTATGCTTCATTCTAGTTGCTATAAGTTTCAACCAGTTGTTGGTGCTGAACCTCATTTCAACCATCCATTAGATCGATAAAGAACTAGGATACTATGATATTTTTGGGGGTAGGAGTATAAAATTGTAACTTTAGTACTTTACAATCTTAGAGCTGACTAAAAGCATAATGTTCATAGGGTGTTTACTTTTCATGATTGGTACGATCACACAATAGAGGATTGACGAATTTTATCcccattattattagtatttttctAATTCCACCTTTTCAGTGGGATAAGAATCAATTCAATCCCTCATAGTAAACAAGGATTAACCTATACTATTTCTATCTATTTAGGCTAATCCACAAAAGTAAACGCTTTCTCAAAGTACATGAAGGAAAACAGATCTAAAGAACAAGACTAACCTTTTGGTAAGAATGCTATTGATTTCTTCCTCAATATTGTATTTATCAAAGAGAGGGGTCCTTTCGCTGTATAACTCAACTCTGTCGCAAAGGTCCGGTGCTATATCTTGAAGATAGTTGGTGACCTAATACATAACAAAGAAGTCAATATCTTGTATTTGGAATTAAAAGAAGCATATAATACAACAATATTGGTTCCTTTTTGGTCAGGGCTAATTAAATAGTTCAGACTAATATCTAATCCTCGCAGATGCACAACTAGAATGGTAACTAGGATGTTGCAAATAGCAACCAGCTTTCATACCTCATGGTAAGTCCGTGGAGAATCAACTACCATGCTTTCCACCTAAAGAAACAAAGAGTCAAAGTGATCAGATGCATTGACATTATGACTTTGATTCACAATTAAAAAGTAGGGctacaaaacaataaaattcaacgaAGAGTGAAACTTTGATCGAGAGAAAAAGATTCAATGCAGTCACcttctcattaaaataatcttgaACTACTGAAAGTGTTTGGCCCATTGCCCTATGTAGCATAACAGGAACAGCTCCTTCAACACCTTCATCTGCAGCAAGAGCAGCAGATTTTCCATCGTCAACTATGTTTTTCCACGTTGATAGGAGGCCTTCCAAATCTCTCTGCAATTCCTCCAGTGAATGACCAGAAGCAACAGTCCTTACAGTGAGCCCGAATCCAGTTGGCTGCAAAGTTTTGGCTATAAGCCGTAATCGTGTTCGGTCAACACCAGAAATTTTCTTCGAAATTCCTATTGTTTTGCAGCAAGTCATCAGTACCTACAACATTAAAGACAATCTGAGAAACTTGATCAATATATAAATCCTGGAGCATTTAGCATAGAAGTTGAGGTCACTAATTATTAGATACCCAGAATCTGCTTCGCAGCTTTGGATAAGCCGTTAACGTGGGGCCTTTTGTACCCAATCCTTCCTTAATAACTTGTACAATTATCTTAGAGCCCCTTTTAACTTGTTCCCATTTATTCTCTTTAATCTTAATGCTGGCATCCTGGGGTTGGCTTCTACTCTGCAGCTGCTCAGCCTCTCCATTCAGATGTTTTACAAACTTGGGTTTTTCAATGTCAACTCCATGCTCGACTATGCTACCATTCAGATTCTCCTTTAAGATATCTAACACATCAAACTTAGTCTGATTCCCGTGATGTTCAAACTCGTCAATAACCAATTCATCTTCGCTCTGGTCGTCATCCTCCTCATCTAGCTCTTCTACTCCAGTAGATAAGGCTCCATTTTCAGGAAAATCGACATGCTCTTCAGGTTTATCAGATGTGGAGCTTATTACCTCTGTTTCCTCCATAGGGCCACAGAATGAAGGAAATACAAATGGTCTCTTATTGGGCCTTATATCCATGAAAGATGGCCTTGGACTGCCAATATTTTACAAATGCACCACCCATATGAGGTACGAGTTTTGTCACTACTCCTAGATATACACTATCACACTGAACATTGTTTTTCACAGGCTCCAACAATAGTTCAACAAGTTTATTATTTTCTAGTACAGCAATCCTTTGAACGGTACATATCGAAGAATTGATCAATATGACAGTGGAAAGAGTCCTCCTTTTCCGTCTCATTATTTTCTTCCTCGTGCACCAGATTCTCAGGTGTGGTGGGCTGATGCGGTTCACTGAGTGCAGTCTGAGTAACCTCATCATTACAACTCGCTCGTGAGCACGCCTGAAGCCTCCTTGGCTCTAGAGCATACAGATTCAAATATCCAGGGCTCCTCAACCATATAATTCGTTAATAAAGAATCAGACTGTTCCAATATATCCATTCCATTCACATTATAATTATACTTACTGGAATCCCCACCATGGCTTGATTCATTTAACGTTTCCGAGTTCTGAACACTACCATTTGAGCAGTTCAATTTCTCTCAGTCTCATTACCAATATCACTTGAAGTACATATACCATCAAAATGGTGAGAGACAAGGGACGGCTGCATTAGCCAAGGTTCCTCCACAAGGAAAGCTTCAGTAATGTGTGAATTCCTTGGAATACGAGAGGAGAGATATGGCAATCACCGAAGAACAAGTTGCACGCCAAGTAGTAACTTGCAGAGCATCTTGCAATCTTCTCATCATCTGTGAAACCACTGGACACATTTGAGTGTTCAGCAACATATTGGAGCAAAATCTGACTCTAATGACTACAAGGATACAGGCAAAATACCTCTTGGTAAAGCAGGCAGGAGGAACCGTCGAGATCTATTCCCCATCCATGACTGAAATACCGGCTTTCTCCTGTAACGAGGTTTGGACTTCCCCGTACATTTTCTACATTGCTGGCTTGGCGAAAATGGCAGCACAGAATATTGAATTCTGGTTCCCCACAAGACATCAGAAGATGCCCACATGTCTTGGTTTGCAAAAGAATTAGACTTGATTCACTTCAAGGGGCCTTCACCATGGAAAATCAATTTACATTAAATCGTTCACCAAGTAAGAGCACACGCTTATTTTCCAATTACTTTAGTTATTAAGAAgtaccccctccgtcccacaaaaattgtcttatttttccattttggtccgtttCTCCATTTTTCAATAATAATACTTCAATAACTTTTTCTTCTACATCTCTCGTAcattaccaatttcacattaaaacctATGTCGTCTCCAAAGTCCctatatttatgaaatttgaaAGCTTTATTTCCTTCGGTTCAAGAAAGTCCTTGCCTTTTTCATCAACAATCAATACAGAGAAACTATCTAATCAATTTATTTCACTCAGATAGAGTCGTGAAGGTAAATACAAATTGGGCACAAACAGCATATAATTGAAAGTTGGGCAAGCCAATTTGGGGTGGGGACGAAGTAATGCGAAGAAGAAAGTAGAAAGGAGAGGCGTTAACCTCTGAGAATTTGGTCGAAAACCCATTAACAGAAGCACAAAAAGGCGACGGCTTTGAATGCGAGGGAGCAAGAGCAGGAACAGCAGCTCTCCTCGCCTGCTAGAATCTTTATCTACTTTCTTACAAACTGTTTCTACTTCATAACAAATTCCACTTTGGCCCCTCTTATTTTCAGTTTCTGCATAAGGAGGGTTTTTCTTAGATAttctttttttccaattttagatttttagatTCTAGATATTTATTATTGTATATaactatatttataataattgtttttatatataataaatatatgattaactaagaaaattttatttctgcatactttaaaattataaattacttgAGGCATGAGGGGTTTTTTTATATGAAGTTTAAGAAAGCTGagtttagtgaattaaatataaataaaataaaacgatAGACTAAAGTAGTTATGAGAaagaagagagtaaaataagaaaaaaatattgaaaatgagattagatattttatttttagcaataaatgaaaataattaggtaattttggACATTTCAAAATAGAATACGACTTAAGTAACTTCGGATAAATGGAGTACTAAATTATACTGTAATAAATaaggagatgatcaaaatacaACTAATATTAAGTGCATAACTAGTGAACAAATCTCAGTCATTAAATCGAGCGTTTTAGTTCACAATATGAATTTGAAAACAAAGAGTGAACCAAAACACCATTAGTAAAGTATTTACTCCGTGAAGGATTTAGTTCACTGTAATGgcgttttggttcactccttcgtgtagtgaactaaatcactcttatagtgaactaaattgcTGTCATAGTGAGCTAAATTcttgtttaattatgtatttaagTAGTGGTTTTTCTAAATCACTACTCGTAATAAATaactattataattataataaaaataattataaaaatattttttttattattattattatcattattattattattattattattattattatctattaCTTTAATAtaactatttaaattatgaatctcGGGTGGTGTTAAACTGGATATAGTACTTCAATACACAACAAATACCAATCATACACCATTAGATGTTAAAATAAGTGGATGGTATTATATctcacgaattttaataaatagtagacaaaaatatcaataaaaaagtaaaatcgTCAATCTGTcataatatgataatttttATGGTATTTCTTacatatcaacatagtgtattaaaaatattaacacaatGACATAAATACTTCAACATAGGCATACGACAACTTCAACACGGTTCTATTGATATAGAACATGcactatattgattttttttaatcatttatttatataaaatctGTTAATCACAAAAATTGaagtaaaaattataatatttcatCACCCAATCATTGTGGAACACATGCAACTGgaatctcgttagaatccttataaaattacctttagtTTTTTACAAAAAAGTAATTTAAATCAGAAGATTtacacaaatttaaaattttaagatgattttgagaGAGCGAATGGGGTTAGTTTTAACTACCatatgagaattgacattaatatcatttgagtttatttaataagtttttaaaatttgaaatataatccACTTGATTATGTCAACCAATCTCCTTGTCTAATAGCTAAAAATTGATTAGTTTGgaattgctaattagttagcaattaacCCAACCATATGAATCATAATAGTATTAAacaattattatcattattattgttattattttattataaattaaataactaaTTAAGAAGTTTTAatgcaattttaaaattataaatcatattttgattataatagtaataaataataataatttctcgTTTCTTATAGAATAACTTTTGTCATCTAAATAACAAATGTATTTATGGTATATTTTTTAACTTTCGGTGATGTTAGTTTGAAATTGAAGGAGCATTTTTAGTACTGCAACATTCGATATTATTTCATTACTGCAAGAGGAACTAACTTTCAAGagctaaaaaaaattactacctGAATTTAAGGAATAAGGATTCTTTAGACTCTGAAAATCCAATCTTTACATGATAAAGAAGGGAAGACAAACAATCATTGCATTTGATTTGCAGCGATAATCAAACTTACATTGTGTTGTCTCTTTTGACAAGGAGACTTAAACGGCCGTGATAaaatatattgtacaaattctaaattttttaatacaatGTCAATAAAGtgtaaaattttaagattttgataTCAATATAATGTCAACCCGGTGTCAACCATTGACATTGTATTGGCATTTTCTGTTGTCGTTATTATATCATCTGTGGACATTTTCTAACTGTACATATcataatttggagtttgtataatatttagaatttgcatttgattacgtCCTCGTCCCAAAATTTAAATGTATTATGCTTTTTTAATTGAGTTCTGACATGTTAATCTACAAAAACTACATCTTATCTAATTCCATAAGGTTTTGAAAAAAGATAAGAACAGGCAAATACTGCATCCATATACTTCAACTAATTTTTAAACTCGTAAAATCAAAGTGAGATAAATTTACATTTTATATTTCCCAGGAAAATTATGTTGGTTGACATGTACTCTCCCCATTCATAAATAGGAGTCAGCATTTTTTCTgatacgaattttaagaaaatattaaataaaaaaataggtgGAAGAAACATTATCTCCGGGAAAAAAACTTAGCACTCcgactttttctttcttttagcCGACTTCGAAAGGATATTGAATGGATAGTCGAATTTTTTTCCTTtaagtttcattttatttaattcctttaattttcatttgatttaattcctCTTTCACCATAGGCGAGTGCGTggctttttttttttcgttcttGTTTTATTTAGCTCTCATCCACAATTTTCCAATCATTTCCCAAAATAAAACAGAGAGCAAAAGCAGAGAGTGAGAGTTTCTGTACAGCTTTGGAGTGGATATCAAGTCTCAAACACGAAAGGTACACTCCAACTGCATCCActttcaatatctcttctcctTCAGCATGTTCACATACAAATTTAGCATTAATTCAACCAACAAATCCTACCTTATCCACATCCACCTTGGCTGCTACTCCATTTAATTCATGTTGGGCTCTCTTGAAGTGTATAAAATCTTCGgattaaattagaaaataaatttttagtCATTGTTCGTCGGCTTTGCTATCCCTAACAaggtgcggtcgtgacagaaacTCAAGTTATCAAGTCAGAGCAGCCATGGCGGCAGCATCAACCTGCAAATTCCATCCCACAAACTATAAATATCTTCAACCTTCAAAAAGAATAATTCCCTACATCTCTTGCATTGCACAGCCTTCGCAGAGCAACATTAAGGTTATTATATAAACTTAATTACTTGAGTTAGGCATATAGTATTTACTATTAACTAAAGAAATCTAAGAATGTGGAGTTAGGTGATCATAAATGGGGCAGCAAAGGAAATTGGTAGGGCAGCTGTGGTTGCTGTGACAAATGCAAGAGGCATGGAGATTGTTGGTGCTGTGGATTCTCACCTTGTGGGACAAGACATAGGGAAGGTTATACATATTTACTTGTTTTCCATTTATTTATAAGTTTGAAATTGAGTTTTTTAGTTCATAATTTTGTTGTTAGGTTTGTGGCATGGAAGAGCCTTTGGAATACCCATATTAAATGACATTACTATGGTATTAGGTTCCATATCACAAGTGAGAAGAAGAATCAATTTTACTGTAGTAATCAAGAATATGTACTTAAGTTCTCAAAGTGAACACTATTGCAGTTGAAAGCAAACGCAGTTGTGGTGGATTTTACCGATGCTTCCGCGGTTTACGACAATGTGAAACAGGTTGGTTTGATTACATATGTTACAGAGATGAATTAAGTCGTTTAACAAGTTGCCAGGATCCATAACTTCTCTATGACAAAATGTATGTTCTTATCATGGTTTGTCTTGCCTATATTCCCTACTAAACGGTCCATAAATGTAAACAGGCGACAGCATTCGGAATGAAAACTGTAGTTTATGTGCCTCGAATCAATATGGAGACGGTTTCTGCATTATCAGCATTTTGTGAAAAAGCCACAATGGtcagattcagattcagattcagattcagattcagattcagattcagattccTTCACATTTCACAAAATTGTTACATTACTTACAGGGTTGCCTAGTAGCACCAACTCTTTCCATTGGCAGCATACTACTGCAGCAAGCTGCAATTTCAGCATCTTTTCACTACAACAATGTTGAGATTGTTGAATCAAGAGCCACTGCTGGGGTACGTCTATCAATCCACTATTGTGACAATATTCGAGATGATGCTTGCTAGCTGCTAATGTATTAGTTTGATTTTCATGGGAACAGGACTTACCGTCGCAGGAGGCGATACAAATAGCAAACAACATGACCAACCTGGGGCAGATGTACAATAGAGAAGATGCATCAACTGACATTTTGGTAAGGAGAAATGTAAACTCCTAGTGTATATGTGGATTCTCATAATAAGTATTTATTTGTAGGCCAGGGGTCAAGTTGTTGGAGATGACGGAGTGCGGGTGCATAGTTTGGTTCTTCCAGGCATTCCCTCGAGTACAACAGTCCACTTTTCCCGGCCCGGTGAGGTGAGGTACATTCAATATATCTATTTCACTAAAAACAACGTAACAAACAATTCATATGATTCCTGGAACAGGTTTACACCGTCAAACATGATATCACCAACGTCCATTCTCTCATGCCTGGCTTGCTTCTAGCCATCAGAAAAGTCGTGCGTCTTAAGGTAATTCTAACTTCATCTCAGTTTAGGAATGCATCAAATGACAAATATATTTATGAATTTGCTACCTATGTTTATGCAGAATCTGGTCTATGGTTTGGAGAAGTTCCTGTAGCTTCACCAACACCTTCCACATTAGCCGGAGACATCACCGTAGATAGAAGCGAATGATTTGTCACATCATTTCTTTTTCTGAGTTCTCACCATTTTGTTGTTACTACTATAtgtttatatattgtttctctTCTATATTCACGAGATCAAGGCACTGGGAGACATCTTTACACACTCTTACTCGAGACTATAATAGGTGAAAAGCCTGTGATTGAAGCTGATCAGTTAGTACTATTGTTGTTGTTCTCATCTGAAAACCTTTCTTCTTATGTATTGACAAAGAAGAAGTGTCTCTAGTATTCCATAGTCCctattgattaaaaaattactTGTATAAcacaaaagaaaagagaaaaaacgTACTATATGGGATGCTGAATTTTGGCAATCCCCGTTGTCCACTAAGTAGATTCCTCTTCTGAGCTTCGCTTCTTCACCTGATAAAAAGTAGCGGAGTAAGTAATATtgtgtttctattttagaaTGCCATAAAGTTTTAGTGATGGATTGTGAACTTTGTGAAAGTTGTAACATAAACAAGGACTCATTGACATCATTCTTTAACTCAAATAACCACTAATGTAGGTAACAACTTTGTGTAGAAGCAATGCAAACAGTCAGTATATCTACGACAAAGATAAATCAAGATATTCTGCAATCTGTACCAGATAATATAAGCATTCGTGTTCGTTCAAACTTCATTGTAGACGCATTGTCGGCCTTGATGGGTGTCATCTCAAGGGACAAGCAAAGTGTATTCTCTTGACAGCCACTAGTTTGGATCCAAATTACCAAATATTTCCCATTGTATTTGTCGTTGTACAGATTGCGAATAAAGATACATGGATTTCGTTTGTGAGGCTTTTGGTAAAGGATTTGGAGATTATTGATTCTAGCAAGTGGACTTTTATCTCAGATAGGCAAAAGGTATGaatgttatttatattttgttgtatagttggtatattttaagactatattgataaatattctaattttctttttataggGACTTATCAGCGCAATTAAGAATTATTGTGAGCATGCGGAACACCGAATATGCGTATGGCATATGCACAACAACCTTAAAAAATAGTTTCCTGGCAGCGAATAAAAAGATAAGGTTTGGGAGACAGCAAGATAAACTAATATTCATGGtttcaagaaaaaaatggaACAAATTAAGAACATGAATTAGGGAGCATACAAGTGGTTGATTGAACACACCAACAAGGAGAATTGAAGTCGAGCTTTCTTTGAGTATCACGCAAAATGTGACATCCTCGTAAACAATATTTCTGAACGCTTAAATAAGGTGTTGCTATTTGCTCGAGAGAAGCAATTGTATGGGATGTTGGAGTGTATAAGAATGTACATGATGGATAGATTCACAACAAGAAGGAAGTTTGCTTCAAGCATACAAAATTGTTTTGGTCTAAAGATAAGAAAGAAAATTGAGAAACTGAAAGAGAAGACCAGCGAATGCATGGTGCGGGAGGCTGGAGACTGGATTTACCAAGTGAATACGAAGTGGAATGAAAAATTTGTGGTTAATTTGAGGGATAGAACATGTAGCTGCAGAAGATGGATGCTCACAGGGATCCCGTGTAATCACGCAATTGCAGCTATAGAGACGGCATGTGAGACGGTGGATGAGCTTGTGGATACTTGTTACTCAAAAGGTTTACCAACCTATTATTTATCCAGTTGAAGGTCCCGACTTATGGcctgataaggcctatttcatgcatcagtttaggggtaaaatgcaggctacttgatcagtttatcgcgcaaaacgagtgttaattgtgcaggaatacCGCTTGACcaaaggcaacaaggccaagctgatcaagctgacgcagaaggcgaaaaaggccaaaatcGGGTGGGTTGA
The nucleotide sequence above comes from Salvia splendens isolate huo1 unplaced genomic scaffold, SspV2 ctg715, whole genome shotgun sequence. Encoded proteins:
- the LOC121791087 gene encoding LOW QUALITY PROTEIN: ribonuclease E/G-like protein, chloroplastic (The sequence of the model RefSeq protein was modified relative to this genomic sequence to represent the inferred CDS: inserted 2 bases in 1 codon; deleted 2 bases in 2 codons) translates to MQPSLKLNCSNGSVQNSETLNESSHGGDSSKYNYNVNGMDILEQSDSLLTNYMVEEPWIFESVCSRAKEASGVLTSECNDEVTQTALSEPHQPTTPENLVHEEENNETEKEDXLSTVILINSSICTVQRIAVLENNKLVELLLEPVKNNVQCDSVYLGVVTKLVPHMGGAFVNIGSPRPSFMDIRPNKRPFVFPSFCGPMEETEVISSTSDKPEEHVDFPENGALSTGVEELDEEDDDQSEDELVIDEFEHHGNQTKFDVLDILKENLNGSIVEHGVDIEKPKFVKHLNGEAEQLQSRSQPQDASIKIKENKWEQVKRGSKIIVQVIKEGLGTKGPTLTAYPKLRSRFWVLMTCCKTIGISKKISGVDRTRLRLIAKTLQPTGFGLTVRTVASGHSLEELQRDLEGLLSTWKNIVDDGKSAALAADEGVEGAVPVMLHRAMGQTLSVVQDYFNEKVESMVVDSPRTYHEVTNYLQDIAPDLCDRVELYSERTPLFDKYNIEEEINSILTKRVPLANGGYLVIEQTEALVSIDVNGGHCMLGQGTSQEKAILEVNLAAAKQIARESRLRDIGGIIVVDFIDMVDDSNKRLVYEEVKKAVERDRSTVKVSELSRNGLMEITRKRVRPSVTFMISEPCICCQATGRVEALETSFSKIEHEICRLWLSTMDQKADLGKPKSWPRFILRVDRHMCNYLTSGKRTRLAVLSSSLKVWILLKVARGLNRGAFELKLLTDEASDKGERDSAAISVLRPKEVSPPRVTLFPIKNWKTGRK